One genomic segment of Culturomica massiliensis includes these proteins:
- the atpE gene encoding ATP synthase F0 subunit C, with protein MLSIIALQVAAGVSLAKIGACIGAGLAAIGAGIGIGKIGANAMDAIARQPEEANNIRTNMIVIAALIEGVALFAIIVCVLALFIQ; from the coding sequence ATGTTAAGTATTATTGCATTACAGGTGGCAGCCGGCGTAAGTCTGGCTAAAATCGGAGCTTGTATCGGAGCTGGTTTGGCAGCTATCGGAGCCGGAATCGGAATTGGTAAAATCGGAGCTAACGCGATGGATGCTATTGCCCGTCAGCCGGAAGAGGCAAATAATATCCGGACGAATATGATTGTGATTGCAGCTTTGATCGAAGGAGTGGCACTTTTTGCAATCATCGTGTGTGTGTTGGCTTTGTTTATTCAATAA
- the atpF gene encoding F0F1 ATP synthase subunit B, producing MALFEPEFGLIFWMLVVFLALFGILAKYAWPVIIRSVEERAAYIDKGVASAREAIELKKQAEYDAQTLLTDAQRKQLEILQEAQRLKDDIVGQAKKSATTEAQKILDAARLVAEQTKKEAEIQMRRQVGKLSLEIAGKVIRQNLDGNKAQEEMVEKYLDELENKN from the coding sequence ATGGCACTATTCGAACCGGAATTCGGGTTGATTTTCTGGATGCTGGTTGTTTTTCTGGCTTTGTTCGGTATTTTAGCTAAATATGCCTGGCCGGTTATTATCCGGAGTGTAGAAGAAAGGGCCGCTTATATCGATAAGGGGGTTGCTTCGGCACGAGAGGCTATCGAGTTGAAAAAGCAAGCCGAATACGATGCGCAAACTCTTTTGACAGATGCTCAGCGCAAACAATTGGAAATCCTTCAGGAAGCGCAACGCTTGAAGGATGATATTGTCGGGCAGGCTAAAAAATCTGCAACTACCGAGGCGCAGAAAATTCTGGACGCTGCCCGTCTGGTTGCCGAGCAAACGAAAAAAGAGGCTGAAATACAGATGCGCCGGCAGGTCGGGAAATTATCGCTGGAAATCGCCGGGAAAGTGATCCGTCAGAATCTGGACGGGAATAAAGCTCAGGAGGAAATGGTCGAAAAATACCTGGATGAACTGGAGAATAAAAATTGA
- a CDS encoding F0F1 ATP synthase subunit delta produces MNEGLISQRYAKALFRYAKELGVDGMVYEKMQLFLENYTAYPDLQKALLNPVLSPKDKELLLSTAIGIEPGEAYIRAIRLLIRNHRESYMRTIALIYEDMYRKAHGIILVNITTAKELSAAVIDKIKAMVTERTKFTVEFTTTVNPEIIGGFILRIGSEQLDVSVRRELKQIRKGLLG; encoded by the coding sequence ATGAACGAGGGATTGATTTCACAGCGTTATGCCAAAGCGTTGTTCCGGTATGCCAAGGAATTGGGGGTGGATGGGATGGTCTATGAAAAGATGCAACTGTTCCTGGAAAATTATACGGCCTATCCGGATTTACAGAAAGCTTTGCTCAACCCGGTTCTTTCGCCGAAGGATAAGGAATTGCTGCTTTCAACGGCTATCGGTATTGAACCCGGAGAGGCTTATATCCGGGCAATTCGTTTGTTGATCCGGAACCACCGGGAAAGCTATATGCGGACAATTGCTCTGATATACGAGGATATGTATCGTAAAGCACATGGAATTATCCTGGTGAATATAACGACAGCCAAAGAACTTTCGGCGGCAGTTATCGATAAAATCAAGGCTATGGTAACCGAACGGACGAAATTTACGGTTGAGTTTACGACAACTGTCAATCCGGAGATTATAGGCGGATTTATACTCAGGATCGGCTCGGAACAGTTAGACGTTTCCGTGCGGAGAGAGTTGAAACAGATACGGAAAGGTTTACTGGGCTAG
- the atpA gene encoding F0F1 ATP synthase subunit alpha yields MSKLDEVSDILEMQLKGVDTKTAFEEVGTVLEVGDGVAHVFGLDNVRSSELVEFENGVRGVAMNLEQDNVGVILMNAGDRVKENFTVKRTGHIASIRVGDGLLGRVVNTLGDPIDGAGPVAGDTIELPLDRKAPGVIFRQPVKEPLQTGIKAVDSMVPIGRGQRELIIGDRQTGKTAIAIDTILNQKANFTNGDPVYCIYVAIGQKASSVATLVNTLREKGALEYCIIVAANASDSAAMRYYAPFAGAAIGEYFRDSGRHALVVYDDLSKQAVAYREISLILRRPSGREAYPGDIFYLHSRLLERAARIISNDDVAAQMNDLPESLKPMIKGGGSLTALPIIETQAGDVSAYIPTNVISITDGQIFLDTTLFNEGMRPAINVGISVSRVGGNAQLKSMKKIAGTLKIDQAQYRELEAFSKFGGDMDPVTAMVIDKGRKNARLLVQPQYAPMPVEEEVAVIYCGTQGLLKDVPLHHVSDFEKLYLELLNARYRKEVLDRLKEGILDDKVEELMTAVAKEVSERFKM; encoded by the coding sequence ATGAGTAAATTGGATGAGGTTTCGGATATATTGGAAATGCAGCTCAAGGGCGTAGATACGAAAACCGCTTTTGAGGAGGTGGGTACGGTGTTGGAGGTCGGTGACGGTGTAGCCCATGTTTTCGGATTGGACAATGTGCGTTCCAGTGAGTTGGTTGAATTTGAGAATGGAGTGCGGGGAGTGGCGATGAACCTGGAACAGGATAATGTCGGGGTTATCCTGATGAATGCAGGAGACAGGGTGAAAGAGAATTTTACGGTGAAACGTACAGGGCATATTGCTTCAATACGTGTCGGAGATGGGTTGTTGGGACGGGTTGTGAATACTTTGGGAGATCCGATTGACGGTGCCGGCCCTGTTGCCGGGGATACAATCGAGTTGCCTTTGGACCGGAAAGCGCCGGGGGTGATTTTCCGTCAACCTGTAAAAGAACCTTTGCAAACGGGTATTAAAGCTGTCGATTCGATGGTTCCGATCGGAAGAGGACAACGGGAATTGATTATCGGAGACCGGCAAACGGGAAAGACAGCCATTGCCATAGATACGATTCTCAATCAGAAAGCGAATTTTACGAATGGGGATCCTGTGTACTGCATTTATGTCGCTATCGGACAGAAAGCTTCTTCGGTGGCTACTTTGGTGAATACCTTGCGTGAAAAAGGTGCCTTGGAATATTGTATCATCGTTGCTGCCAATGCTTCGGATTCTGCCGCCATGCGTTACTACGCCCCATTCGCCGGAGCTGCTATCGGAGAGTATTTCCGGGATAGCGGACGACATGCTTTGGTCGTATACGATGATCTTTCGAAACAGGCCGTAGCTTACCGGGAGATCTCCCTGATATTGAGGCGTCCGTCCGGACGGGAAGCGTATCCGGGAGATATTTTTTATTTGCATTCCCGTTTATTGGAACGGGCGGCCCGTATTATTTCCAATGACGATGTTGCTGCTCAGATGAACGATTTACCCGAATCGTTGAAACCTATGATTAAAGGGGGTGGGTCGTTGACGGCTTTGCCGATTATTGAAACGCAGGCCGGGGACGTTTCTGCCTATATTCCGACCAATGTGATTTCAATTACAGACGGACAGATATTCCTGGATACGACCTTATTTAATGAAGGGATGCGTCCCGCTATTAATGTCGGCATATCGGTGTCACGTGTGGGAGGTAATGCCCAGTTGAAATCGATGAAAAAAATTGCCGGAACATTGAAGATCGATCAGGCTCAGTACCGGGAATTGGAGGCCTTCTCTAAATTCGGTGGGGATATGGACCCTGTAACGGCAATGGTGATCGATAAGGGACGTAAAAATGCCCGTTTGTTAGTGCAACCGCAGTATGCTCCAATGCCGGTAGAGGAAGAAGTAGCCGTGATCTATTGCGGAACGCAGGGTTTGTTGAAAGATGTCCCTTTGCATCATGTATCGGATTTTGAAAAGTTATATCTGGAATTGTTGAATGCCCGTTATCGGAAAGAGGTACTCGATCGTTTGAAAGAAGGTATCCTGGACGATAAGGTAGAAGAGTTGATGACAGCCGTTGCTAAGGAAGTCAGCGAACGTTTTAAGATGTAA
- the atpG gene encoding ATP synthase F1 subunit gamma: MATMRELKRRINSVQSSQKITAAMKMISSARMRKAEIALNRTLPYEEQLQSILAHVNEKDCDYESPLRKIRPVRQVALICLGSDEGMCGAFNINLYKELLGTIREYASLGIQHPEVYPIGKKMVGYVKRMQNIDYKKSTDLFIEKKYPEAVKVLTDELIARFLQGDVDKVEVIYTHYKSRGTQIVTRLQLLPLLGRKQEEQSGPDRPNLPRVYIYEPDCREIFEILYPLIIRTMFYKTFLENQTSEQATRIIAMQMASDNAYKLLGSLQLEYNKLRQQGITTELLDMAGGNVEE; the protein is encoded by the coding sequence ATGGCCACAATGCGTGAACTGAAGCGAAGGATCAATTCGGTGCAATCGTCTCAAAAGATTACTGCGGCGATGAAGATGATTTCTTCTGCCCGGATGCGTAAAGCAGAGATTGCCTTAAACCGCACTCTGCCTTATGAGGAGCAATTGCAATCCATATTGGCGCACGTCAACGAAAAGGATTGTGATTACGAATCGCCTTTGCGGAAAATACGTCCTGTGCGGCAGGTGGCTTTGATATGTCTTGGCTCTGATGAGGGAATGTGCGGGGCTTTTAATATCAATTTATACAAGGAACTTCTTGGAACGATCCGGGAATATGCTTCACTGGGTATTCAGCATCCGGAAGTATATCCGATCGGAAAAAAGATGGTCGGATATGTCAAGCGAATGCAAAATATCGACTATAAGAAGAGTACGGATTTATTTATAGAGAAGAAGTATCCGGAAGCAGTCAAAGTTTTGACGGATGAGTTGATCGCCCGTTTTCTACAAGGAGATGTCGATAAGGTGGAAGTCATATATACTCATTATAAGAGCCGTGGGACTCAAATTGTTACCCGTTTGCAATTGTTGCCATTGCTCGGTCGTAAGCAGGAAGAACAGTCAGGCCCCGACCGTCCGAATCTTCCCAGGGTTTATATTTATGAACCGGATTGCCGGGAAATTTTTGAGATACTCTATCCGCTGATTATACGAACTATGTTTTATAAGACATTTTTGGAAAATCAGACCTCCGAGCAAGCCACTCGTATTATAGCCATGCAAATGGCCAGTGATAATGCTTATAAATTATTGGGAAGTTTACAATTGGAATATAATAAACTGCGGCAGCAGGGTATTACGACCGAATTGCTGGATATGGCAGGTGGTAATGTCGAAGAATAA
- a CDS encoding TrkH family potassium uptake protein, whose product MINIRFITNIIGKLLLIECVCFLLCVLISLLYGESDTLAFLYSAIITGITGMCMAYIVKAPDQILAKKDGYFTVTCIWLFFSLFGCLPFIIGNTIPSFTDAFFETMSGFTTTGSSILNDIESLPHATLFWRSMTQWLGGLGIAVLFLAILPSLGIEGRDLYVAEVPGPTHNKMAATFYSSARKLWLFYLSFTALETILLMFGGMSLFDAICHSFSTMATGGFSTKQDSIAYWNSPYIQYVIMLFMFIAAINFGLYLTALKGDFKRIFHDEELRWYTIIIAVCSIVIACGLYFNGWAGAEKCFRDAAFQVVTIMTTTGFATADYLLWPTLLGLLIFVLMFIGSCAGSTAGGIKVVRVVLLFKNSFTEMKRIIHPNAVINVKYDGKSVHPTVMTGVMAFFILFMIVFSIGSIIMAIFTDDIATACSAVISCMSNIGPGFGSIGPMDNFSHLSDAAKLFCAALMLIGRLEVFTVLVLFSKAFWKR is encoded by the coding sequence ATGATAAATATACGATTTATCACAAACATCATCGGCAAGCTATTGCTCATCGAATGCGTCTGTTTTCTATTGTGCGTATTGATTTCCCTTTTGTATGGGGAAAGTGACACCTTGGCATTTCTGTATTCCGCTATCATTACGGGTATTACAGGAATGTGTATGGCCTATATTGTAAAGGCTCCCGATCAGATACTGGCCAAAAAAGACGGTTATTTTACTGTCACCTGTATCTGGCTTTTTTTCTCCCTTTTCGGCTGTTTGCCTTTTATTATCGGCAACACCATTCCCTCTTTCACCGATGCCTTTTTTGAAACCATGTCCGGTTTTACAACAACCGGTTCCTCTATACTTAACGACATAGAGTCCTTGCCCCATGCTACACTTTTCTGGCGGTCGATGACCCAATGGCTGGGAGGTTTGGGGATTGCCGTACTCTTTTTAGCCATCCTGCCGAGCCTCGGTATCGAAGGACGGGATCTATACGTAGCGGAAGTACCCGGCCCCACACACAATAAAATGGCCGCAACCTTTTATTCTTCTGCCCGGAAACTATGGCTGTTCTATTTATCCTTCACCGCTTTGGAAACGATTCTGCTCATGTTCGGCGGCATGTCTCTTTTCGACGCGATATGTCATTCTTTCAGCACTATGGCAACAGGAGGATTCTCGACCAAACAAGATAGTATTGCTTATTGGAACTCCCCGTACATCCAATATGTAATCATGTTGTTTATGTTTATCGCAGCCATCAATTTCGGCCTCTACCTGACAGCTTTAAAAGGAGATTTCAAAAGAATATTTCATGATGAAGAACTCAGGTGGTATACCATTATCATTGCCGTATGCAGTATCGTCATTGCTTGCGGCCTTTATTTCAACGGATGGGCCGGTGCGGAAAAATGTTTCCGGGATGCAGCCTTCCAGGTCGTAACAATCATGACGACAACCGGTTTTGCAACGGCCGATTACTTGTTATGGCCGACCTTGTTAGGCTTACTTATTTTCGTATTGATGTTTATCGGCTCCTGTGCCGGCTCGACTGCCGGAGGTATTAAAGTCGTCCGAGTCGTTCTGTTATTCAAGAATTCTTTCACCGAAATGAAGCGGATCATTCACCCCAATGCTGTCATTAACGTCAAATACGACGGTAAAAGCGTACACCCTACAGTTATGACCGGAGTAATGGCCTTCTTCATTCTTTTTATGATTGTATTCAGCATCGGAAGTATCATTATGGCTATATTTACCGACGACATTGCTACGGCCTGTAGTGCTGTCATCAGTTGTATGAGCAATATCGGTCCCGGATTCGGTTCTATCGGCCCGATGGACAATTTCTCACACTTAAGCGATGCCGCCAAACTATTCTGCGCAGCCCTGATGTTGATCGGCCGCCTCGAAGTATTCACCGTATTGGTATTATTCAGCAAAGCGTTTTGGAAAAGATAA
- the trkA gene encoding Trk system potassium transporter TrkA, with protein MNIVIAGAGAVGTHLAKMLSRQEHNILLIDSDQEKVEALESQLDIMSVVGSCTSIGALKDAEVGKCDLYIAVNPLEDQNINSAILAKKLGAKRTIARVNNSEYLESENAEYLKSIGIDTLIYPERLAAEEIVASLKQIGSRQLHEFSDGRLQLIGIKLWDKALILNHTLAKMGEIYGADQFRLVAIKRDNKTLIPRGNDVLKYGDLIFVVTKPSFIQNVFALCGKEQFEIKNIVIVGASRIGIKTASLLEKHYNVKIIEKDREKCIQLADKLKYTLIINGDGRDLTLLREEGIKNIDAFISVTKSSETNILSCLLAKKMGVKKSVAEVENIDYIDLAENIGIGTLINTKLIAASHIYRYTMNVDVKHLKFLTFSEAEVFELQAEAGSKITRHQLKDMNFPEDATIGGIIRGNTTIIAKGDVQIQAGDNVVVFALQSAIKKVIKYFQK; from the coding sequence ATGAATATCGTCATCGCAGGAGCAGGAGCTGTCGGAACGCATCTGGCAAAGATGCTCAGCAGGCAGGAACATAATATATTACTCATCGACTCAGACCAGGAAAAGGTCGAAGCCCTCGAAAGTCAACTGGACATAATGTCGGTTGTCGGCTCATGTACTTCTATCGGTGCACTGAAAGATGCTGAAGTCGGTAAATGCGATCTCTACATTGCAGTAAATCCTCTGGAAGACCAAAATATTAATTCCGCTATCCTGGCTAAAAAGCTGGGAGCGAAACGCACCATCGCCCGTGTCAACAACAGCGAATACCTGGAGAGCGAAAATGCAGAATACCTGAAATCCATCGGCATCGATACCCTGATATACCCCGAGCGTCTGGCTGCGGAAGAAATTGTAGCCTCCCTCAAACAAATCGGTTCACGTCAACTGCACGAATTCTCTGACGGCCGTCTGCAATTGATCGGTATAAAACTGTGGGATAAAGCGCTTATTCTAAATCATACACTGGCCAAGATGGGCGAAATATACGGGGCAGATCAGTTTCGGCTGGTAGCCATAAAACGCGATAACAAAACATTGATTCCCCGGGGAAACGATGTTCTGAAATACGGAGACCTTATTTTTGTCGTTACCAAACCTTCGTTCATCCAAAACGTTTTTGCCCTTTGCGGTAAAGAACAATTCGAAATAAAAAATATCGTTATTGTCGGGGCTTCCCGCATCGGTATCAAAACAGCCTCATTGCTGGAAAAACATTACAACGTCAAAATCATCGAGAAAGACCGGGAAAAATGTATCCAACTGGCCGATAAACTGAAATATACACTCATTATTAACGGGGACGGTCGTGACCTCACCCTGTTGCGTGAAGAGGGCATCAAAAACATAGACGCTTTTATCAGTGTCACAAAATCTTCGGAAACCAATATTCTCTCCTGTTTACTGGCCAAAAAAATGGGAGTAAAGAAAAGTGTCGCCGAGGTGGAAAACATCGATTATATCGACCTGGCAGAAAACATCGGTATCGGAACACTGATCAATACAAAATTGATTGCGGCCTCACACATTTACCGCTATACGATGAATGTCGATGTCAAGCATTTGAAATTCCTGACCTTTTCCGAAGCCGAAGTATTCGAATTGCAAGCTGAAGCCGGTTCAAAAATCACCCGGCACCAGTTGAAAGACATGAATTTTCCGGAAGATGCAACAATCGGCGGCATTATCCGGGGGAACACGACTATCATAGCCAAAGGAGACGTACAAATCCAGGCCGGTGATAACGTTGTCGTGTTTGCGCTTCAAAGTGCCATTAAAAAAGTCATTAAGTATTTCCAGAAATAA
- a CDS encoding ComEC/Rec2 family competence protein has product MLLAGGIALAPVFRIPAIVFYSFLSTAFLCGIFFFKHSFSGILLHISILLCGQHLAIPPPFHPDTSDISTLHCRCKEVLSSNSYILSVADRLLYLRLPDTACNYRAGDSLTVQGRLIRLKITANIDAFNYNRHLKQKNIHFRIYPVAPVIKTGHSTNLYTFFQDIRQKLISKIDRLISLPRQQAVVKALCLGYKNELDKDTRTLFSSTGTIHLLAVSGLHTGAVYLLLCYFFRFLGLKHPKSHLVIIPLLWCYACLTGLSPSVIRAANILSFIIIGKAFAQDYTPLNSIAASAFFTLIFQPEALYSISMQMSYAAYTGIVLLYPLSKKFSSHIPAFLKPVYALLSVTLSAQLATAPLSIYYFHTFNPGSPLINLIAVPLTTLLFYIALLTLLLPLCIGLKINFITEYLCSTLFFCLDKSGISYLNMNNLYPTIGHILFFYFQLFLLVFYLSERKKAVFRLLLLNCCCWLIYICFFNIHIRNRREIITYHLYGKSCILLNHNGYYTFLHNTSDSSDRETIYPYIHYNRLLSSKREFTGTDFLHLFPQFINKKYDIGLITSDKDFPYPNTSSWIVSDNIFPDQVRDTSLLPRQIIVDASNRSTCIRKWESFCRNHSIALLKTEEYGSIRIPLK; this is encoded by the coding sequence ATGCTGCTAGCCGGAGGTATAGCACTTGCTCCTGTTTTCCGTATACCGGCCATCGTATTCTATTCCTTTCTGAGTACAGCCTTTTTATGCGGTATATTCTTTTTTAAACACTCCTTTTCCGGTATACTCCTACACATTTCCATTCTCCTTTGCGGGCAGCATTTAGCGATACCTCCTCCCTTCCATCCGGATACGTCTGACATTTCTACTTTACATTGCCGGTGCAAAGAAGTCCTTTCTTCCAATAGCTATATTCTATCGGTAGCAGACCGGCTTTTGTATCTCCGGTTGCCGGACACAGCTTGCAATTACCGGGCAGGAGACTCGTTAACGGTACAGGGACGGCTGATCCGGCTTAAAATAACAGCCAATATTGATGCTTTCAACTACAATCGCCACCTAAAGCAAAAAAACATTCATTTTCGTATATATCCCGTCGCTCCGGTTATTAAAACCGGACATTCGACAAATTTGTATACTTTTTTTCAAGACATCCGGCAAAAATTAATCTCAAAGATTGACCGTCTGATTTCCCTTCCCCGGCAACAAGCTGTCGTCAAAGCACTATGTCTGGGATACAAAAATGAATTGGATAAAGATACCCGTACCCTCTTTTCTTCCACCGGAACCATTCATCTTTTGGCAGTATCCGGACTGCATACCGGAGCTGTCTACCTGTTACTTTGCTATTTTTTCAGATTTTTGGGATTAAAACACCCCAAAAGTCATTTAGTCATCATCCCCTTACTTTGGTGCTATGCCTGTCTTACAGGTCTGTCACCTTCCGTTATCCGGGCCGCTAACATCCTCTCGTTTATCATCATCGGCAAGGCTTTTGCCCAAGATTATACCCCGCTTAATTCTATAGCAGCCTCAGCTTTTTTCACACTGATATTTCAACCGGAAGCCCTTTATTCCATCAGTATGCAAATGTCATACGCCGCTTATACCGGTATCGTTCTTTTATATCCGCTTTCCAAAAAATTTTCTTCTCATATACCGGCATTCCTGAAACCGGTATATGCCCTGCTTAGTGTCACTTTATCGGCTCAACTGGCAACAGCCCCCCTAAGCATTTACTATTTCCATACTTTCAATCCGGGCAGTCCCCTGATCAATCTCATAGCCGTACCGCTCACAACCCTGCTTTTTTACATTGCTTTACTCACACTGTTACTACCTTTATGTATCGGACTAAAAATAAATTTCATCACCGAATACCTGTGCAGTACATTATTCTTCTGCCTCGATAAGTCCGGCATTTCCTATCTGAATATGAACAATCTTTATCCCACAATAGGACATATTCTATTCTTTTACTTTCAGTTATTTCTGCTTGTTTTTTATTTGTCAGAACGTAAAAAAGCGGTATTCCGGTTGCTCCTTCTAAACTGCTGTTGCTGGCTGATATACATTTGCTTTTTTAATATACATATCCGGAATCGCCGGGAAATTATTACTTACCACCTGTATGGGAAAAGTTGTATTTTATTGAATCACAACGGTTATTACACCTTCCTTCACAATACCTCCGATTCATCCGACCGGGAAACGATATACCCTTATATCCATTACAACCGGCTTCTTTCCTCCAAACGGGAGTTTACAGGAACAGATTTTTTACACCTGTTTCCGCAATTTATAAACAAAAAATACGACATCGGTTTAATAACATCGGATAAGGATTTTCCGTATCCCAATACAAGCTCATGGATTGTCAGCGATAATATTTTCCCTGATCAGGTCAGAGACACGTCCCTGCTTCCCCGACAAATCATCGTGGACGCATCCAACCGTTCCACCTGTATCCGGAAATGGGAATCTTTTTGCCGAAACCACTCCATCGCACTTTTAAAGACCGAAGAATATGGATCCATACGAATTCCTTTAAAATAA
- the def gene encoding peptide deformylase, whose protein sequence is MLLPILIYGHPTLRKVSEDIPTDYPDLDKFLKDMWQTMEESDGVGLAAPQVGKNIRIFVVNADAFADIDPDCTGFRKAFINAHILERTGEEISRNEGCLSVPGIHEDVRRKDKIRIAYRDEDGVEREEEYEGIKAWIIQHEYDHLEGILFTDHLSGLKKRLLKNKLNNISLGKFKATYRVILPK, encoded by the coding sequence ATGTTATTACCCATACTCATATACGGTCATCCGACCTTAAGAAAGGTGTCCGAAGACATTCCGACCGACTATCCGGACTTAGATAAATTCCTCAAAGACATGTGGCAAACCATGGAGGAATCGGACGGAGTAGGGCTGGCCGCTCCTCAAGTCGGTAAAAATATCCGTATCTTCGTAGTCAATGCCGACGCCTTTGCCGATATCGACCCGGATTGCACGGGATTCCGGAAGGCTTTCATCAATGCCCATATCCTGGAACGTACGGGAGAAGAAATAAGCCGGAACGAAGGTTGCTTAAGTGTTCCGGGTATTCATGAGGATGTAAGACGAAAAGATAAAATCCGGATTGCATACCGGGATGAAGACGGAGTGGAAAGAGAAGAAGAATACGAAGGTATTAAAGCCTGGATCATACAACACGAATACGACCACCTCGAAGGAATACTCTTTACCGACCACCTGTCCGGCTTAAAAAAGAGACTGTTGAAAAATAAACTCAACAACATCAGTCTCGGCAAATTTAAAGCCACATACCGGGTTATTTTACCCAAGTAA
- the ruvX gene encoding Holliday junction resolvase RuvX, with the protein MGRILAIDYGKKRVGIAVSDPGRIIATGLQTVLSHEVLKFLQDYTAKETIDLFVVGYPKQMDNTDSESMIYVKPFLTALKRKFPTIPIEMFDERFTSVIAHKALIEGGASKKKRQDKALIDTMSATLILTSYMESIRIKNNR; encoded by the coding sequence GTGGGTAGAATTTTAGCCATTGATTACGGGAAAAAAAGAGTAGGCATTGCAGTTTCCGATCCCGGACGTATTATCGCCACTGGTCTTCAAACGGTCCTTTCGCATGAAGTCTTAAAATTTCTCCAGGATTACACGGCCAAAGAAACAATCGATCTTTTTGTAGTCGGCTATCCCAAGCAAATGGATAACACCGACTCGGAAAGCATGATCTATGTAAAACCGTTTCTCACAGCCTTGAAACGTAAATTTCCCACAATTCCGATAGAAATGTTCGATGAACGCTTTACTTCGGTTATCGCCCACAAAGCCCTGATCGAAGGAGGAGCTTCTAAAAAGAAACGTCAGGATAAAGCTCTCATAGATACAATGAGCGCCACTTTGATCCTTACATCCTATATGGAAAGTATAAGAATAAAAAACAACCGATAA
- a CDS encoding FtsB family cell division protein encodes MLKESEHPLRQIFRKFTNKYTFVGLLFLVWIAFFDRNSFVEKAQLRSKITTLTKEKEYYQKKIEEDNRKMKELLSNRDNLEKFAREQYLMKNSNEDIFIIIDK; translated from the coding sequence ATGCTGAAAGAATCAGAACATCCTTTGAGGCAAATATTCCGGAAGTTTACAAACAAATATACATTTGTCGGACTTCTCTTTCTGGTATGGATTGCCTTCTTCGACAGAAACAGTTTCGTCGAAAAGGCACAACTACGCAGTAAAATCACGACACTGACAAAAGAAAAAGAATACTACCAGAAAAAAATAGAAGAAGACAACCGCAAAATGAAAGAACTATTGAGTAACCGCGATAATCTCGAAAAATTTGCCCGGGAACAATATCTGATGAAAAACAGCAACGAAGACATTTTTATCATCATAGACAAATAA